Proteins from a genomic interval of Enterococcus faecium:
- a CDS encoding YesL family protein, whose translation MKIVETKFYGQLIVVSDYILLGILWVIVCLPVITIVPATCAVFYVMAQWKGEGSGNIIYFFFQGIKQHFGKNLFLSLLTIIIYFLVNQLLEEQTIVLSISGYVVLLIYSMFLLSWIYVISENKDITFLQIFEQSAWKVFFDFLRNILCCVLLLGFVLLIFLFPPFIFIFAGGVWKLVSIILTIGNER comes from the coding sequence ATGAAAATAGTTGAGACTAAATTTTATGGACAGTTGATTGTGGTTTCTGATTACATCTTATTAGGTATTCTCTGGGTAATCGTGTGTTTGCCTGTTATTACTATCGTGCCTGCTACATGTGCTGTTTTTTATGTAATGGCGCAATGGAAAGGTGAGGGATCAGGAAATATCATTTATTTTTTCTTTCAAGGAATAAAGCAACATTTTGGTAAGAACTTGTTCCTTAGTCTGTTAACGATCATTATTTATTTTCTTGTTAATCAATTATTAGAAGAACAGACAATCGTACTTTCAATTAGTGGATATGTAGTTTTACTTATTTATTCCATGTTTCTTTTATCCTGGATATATGTGATTTCTGAAAACAAAGATATCACATTTTTACAAATTTTTGAACAAAGTGCATGGAAAGTATTTTTTGATTTTTTGAGAAATATTCTTTGTTGCGTATTGTTATTAGGATTTGTACTGCTCATATTTCTTTTCCCTCCTTTTATTTTTATCTTTGCTGGTGGCGTATGGAAACTTGTATCTATTATCTTGACTATAGGAAATGAAAGGTAG
- a CDS encoding alpha-N-arabinofuranosidase — MKVKIREDFTVGEISSRLFGSFVEHMGSVVYTGIYEPGHETADGDGFRQDVLSYVKELELGVIRYPGGNFTSGYDWVDTVGRKEQRPKKIDLAWRGIEPNSFGLHEFFKWISHVQAKPIFTVNLGTKGIDEAKNLVEYCNFPKGTFWSDLRIKNGQKKPFGVKLWCLGNELDGPWQVGAKSAYEYGRLANEASKVMKLVDDSIETILVGSSTPRLPSYPEWDRIALEEAYENVDYLALHNYIDKYDEEDLTKPPKNERDDTATYLAKAYRFDRQIEEIVATCDYVKGYLRSEKTMYLAFDEWNVHAQPEKRHRDFEVGSPIDWCYFTMEDTLLFGSLGLAILRHADRVKISCQSLLVNTIPLILTDAKGQAWRNPTYYVMQHLSKYAKGQVLKQQIICPVYDCEKIKNVPYVDSVIVDNGNQLTIFLINRTNEQQKITIEHDFNLLDQGEHYTLTSSDLLDKNTREEPEKIKPEINYFSIEKHDELNVGIEKYSWNVIRIKKM; from the coding sequence GTGAAAGTAAAAATCAGAGAGGATTTTACGGTAGGAGAGATCAGTTCTCGGCTGTTTGGCTCATTTGTTGAGCATATGGGAAGTGTCGTCTATACAGGGATTTATGAACCGGGCCATGAAACAGCTGATGGTGACGGGTTTAGACAAGATGTCCTCTCTTATGTAAAGGAATTAGAATTAGGTGTCATTCGCTATCCTGGAGGAAACTTTACATCTGGTTATGATTGGGTGGATACTGTAGGTAGGAAAGAACAACGACCAAAAAAAATTGATTTAGCATGGCGAGGTATAGAACCAAATTCTTTTGGACTCCACGAATTTTTTAAATGGATCAGTCATGTACAAGCGAAACCGATATTCACGGTGAATTTAGGAACAAAAGGAATTGATGAAGCAAAAAATTTAGTAGAATATTGTAATTTTCCAAAAGGAACCTTCTGGAGTGATTTAAGAATAAAAAATGGGCAAAAAAAGCCTTTTGGCGTTAAATTATGGTGTTTAGGGAATGAGCTAGACGGTCCATGGCAAGTGGGGGCTAAGAGTGCTTATGAATATGGTAGGTTAGCAAATGAAGCCTCAAAAGTCATGAAGTTAGTGGATGATTCAATTGAAACAATCTTAGTTGGAAGCTCTACGCCACGTTTACCATCGTACCCTGAATGGGATCGTATCGCATTAGAAGAAGCTTATGAGAATGTAGATTATTTAGCTTTGCATAACTATATTGATAAGTATGATGAAGAAGACTTGACTAAACCTCCTAAAAATGAGCGTGATGATACAGCGACATACCTTGCAAAAGCTTATCGATTCGATCGTCAAATTGAAGAAATCGTTGCTACTTGTGATTATGTAAAAGGATATTTGAGAAGTGAGAAAACAATGTATCTAGCGTTTGATGAATGGAATGTACATGCCCAACCGGAAAAAAGACATAGGGATTTTGAAGTCGGTAGTCCCATCGATTGGTGTTACTTTACTATGGAAGATACATTATTATTTGGTTCATTAGGGCTGGCTATTTTACGACACGCAGATCGCGTAAAGATTAGTTGTCAATCATTGTTAGTAAACACAATACCTTTAATACTGACAGATGCTAAAGGACAAGCATGGAGGAATCCAACTTATTATGTGATGCAACACTTATCGAAATATGCTAAAGGTCAAGTATTGAAACAACAAATCATTTGCCCTGTTTATGATTGTGAAAAGATAAAAAATGTTCCTTATGTGGACAGTGTGATCGTAGATAACGGCAATCAGCTGACTATTTTCTTGATCAATCGCACAAATGAACAACAAAAGATAACGATTGAACATGATTTCAATTTGCTAGATCAAGGAGAGCACTACACATTAACCAGTAGCGATCTGTTGGACAAAAATACACGTGAAGAACCAGAAAAAATAAAACCTGAAATAAACTATTTTTCAATAGAAAAACATGACGAATTAAATGTAGGGATAGAAAAATACTCTTGGAATGTAATTAGAATAAAGAAAATGTGA
- a CDS encoding ABC transporter substrate-binding protein has translation MKEEQKMKGKKWLIGSLLVAATGILGACGGGSSAESDSDKEVTLTFWNGFTASDGEILQEIVNEFNKTNDKNIKIEMDIMTWANLNEKLPTAISSKKAPDFIALNYPDFAQYVENGAVQPLDDFWEYDGVDKSDFKETAIELGEVEGKQYFVPMQVQGMYMYWNNDLFKQAGLDTEQPPTTWEELTEMAPKLTDSSKNVSGFVFNKDGTAPLYNWMLANGGKLVNDDYTKSEFASPENLKTLKAIQKMIHVDKTGPESISGAEMDNLMNAGQLAIEINGPWLNNGLKANEIDYNVTTLPQGSDSDKKTAILDGVGYAIPASTDNNKKEAVYEFLKYWNTTEIGKKWSIENGFPAYLDSVAKDEEVKNDPIVSELSKQMDYAEPYLPGFTQISAINNDIINPLIEKLLAGEDPETLMNDADDAINQLLQK, from the coding sequence ATGAAGGAGGAACAAAAAATGAAAGGTAAAAAATGGTTAATTGGCTCTTTGTTGGTAGCTGCAACAGGTATTTTAGGAGCTTGCGGTGGCGGAAGTTCAGCAGAATCTGATTCTGATAAAGAAGTGACTTTGACTTTTTGGAATGGGTTTACTGCATCTGATGGTGAAATATTGCAAGAAATCGTTAATGAATTTAATAAAACAAATGATAAAAACATCAAAATTGAAATGGATATCATGACTTGGGCCAATTTGAATGAAAAACTTCCTACAGCGATTTCTTCTAAAAAAGCACCTGACTTTATTGCATTAAATTATCCAGATTTTGCACAGTATGTAGAAAACGGAGCGGTACAACCATTAGACGATTTCTGGGAATATGATGGAGTAGATAAATCTGATTTTAAAGAAACGGCTATTGAATTAGGTGAAGTAGAAGGTAAACAGTATTTTGTCCCCATGCAGGTACAAGGCATGTATATGTATTGGAATAATGATTTGTTTAAACAAGCTGGATTAGATACTGAACAACCACCTACTACTTGGGAAGAATTGACAGAAATGGCACCAAAATTAACTGATAGTAGTAAAAATGTATCAGGTTTTGTCTTCAATAAGGATGGAACTGCACCGTTATATAACTGGATGTTAGCAAATGGCGGTAAATTAGTGAACGATGATTATACTAAGTCTGAATTTGCGTCTCCTGAGAACCTTAAAACGTTAAAAGCGATCCAAAAAATGATCCATGTAGACAAGACTGGTCCAGAATCGATTTCTGGCGCCGAAATGGACAATTTAATGAATGCTGGTCAACTAGCCATTGAAATCAATGGGCCATGGTTAAATAACGGATTGAAAGCAAACGAGATTGATTATAATGTGACTACCTTACCACAAGGGAGTGATTCAGACAAAAAAACAGCTATTTTAGATGGCGTAGGATATGCCATTCCGGCAAGTACAGATAATAATAAAAAAGAAGCTGTCTATGAGTTTTTGAAATATTGGAATACAACTGAAATTGGTAAAAAATGGAGTATCGAAAATGGTTTTCCTGCCTACTTGGATTCAGTAGCAAAAGATGAAGAAGTAAAAAATGATCCTATTGTATCTGAATTATCGAAACAAATGGACTATGCAGAGCCATATTTACCAGGTTTTACCCAAATCTCTGCGATCAATAACGATATCATCAATCCACTGATTGAAAAATTATTAGCAGGAGAAGATCCTGAGACACTCATGAACGATGCAGATGATGCCATCAATCAATTACTGCAAAAATAG
- a CDS encoding carbohydrate ABC transporter permease produces MAPESSITVTVNSRKAVSGKKIIRTISMLVILLVIAFPFLWLIISSFKHEKDIISFPPRIFADSYTLDNYIKVWTTIPLLDYIKNTVIFAGGTVITSVFFDSLAGYAFARMRFKGKSVLFYFVLLTMMIPFQVFMIPLFIEVNLLGMLDTYAGLIIPRMTTAFGIFMMRSFFITLPDSLEEAARIDGLSEFNIFLKIMLPLSKPTLLSLGIFTLMNSWNDLLYPLILTSSSKMRTLPAGLALFTGQNISFYGPVMAGTVISMLPLLVVYIFAQKYFVQGTAMSGMKE; encoded by the coding sequence ATGGCACCAGAAAGCTCGATTACAGTTACTGTGAATAGTCGAAAAGCAGTTAGTGGTAAAAAAATCATTCGAACGATTAGTATGCTAGTTATATTGTTGGTTATTGCGTTTCCTTTTTTGTGGCTGATTATTTCTTCTTTTAAACACGAAAAAGACATTATCTCATTTCCGCCTAGAATATTTGCAGATAGCTATACCCTAGATAACTATATTAAGGTTTGGACAACGATCCCTTTATTAGATTACATCAAAAATACAGTGATTTTTGCTGGAGGGACAGTGATCACTTCTGTATTCTTTGATTCTCTTGCGGGGTATGCATTTGCTCGTATGCGTTTCAAAGGAAAATCAGTTTTGTTCTATTTCGTTTTGCTGACAATGATGATCCCATTCCAAGTCTTCATGATTCCTCTATTTATTGAAGTCAATTTGCTTGGCATGCTTGATACTTATGCAGGTTTGATCATTCCTCGTATGACAACTGCATTTGGTATCTTCATGATGCGTTCCTTTTTTATTACTTTACCAGATTCTTTGGAAGAGGCAGCACGCATTGATGGATTAAGTGAGTTTAATATTTTTTTGAAAATCATGTTGCCATTGAGCAAACCTACTCTTTTATCATTAGGGATTTTCACGCTGATGAATAGTTGGAATGACTTGCTTTATCCATTGATATTGACAAGTAGTTCAAAAATGAGAACTTTACCAGCAGGGTTAGCTTTATTTACAGGGCAGAACATTTCTTTTTATGGACCTGTAATGGCTGGAACGGTTATTTCAATGCTGCCATTACTAGTGGTTTATATTTTTGCACAGAAATATTTTGTTCAAGGAACAGCTATGTCTGGAATGAAAGAGTGA
- a CDS encoding carbohydrate ABC transporter permease yields the protein MNGFTKYWNRPDRAAYLFLTPSFLVLLLFTVIPLLGTFAISFTDLNIFFTSRNFVSFENFTRIFSDERAVNSLIHSLYFTVLETPTQIIVGLLAAVALSKNTRFNRFCRSTFYIPVICSLTSIAIIFSMLLDPNVGAIPYLFSQVGLPIPQFFRDPTLAMPTVAIMTVWKNFGVTMTILLTAIQGISPSLYESAQMDGATNRQQFFNITLPQIVPSLGFCILTNLIGSMQVFDQVYVATAGGPQFKTETAVQYIYSRGFTAPYELGYASALSSVLFIIVATIAISTNVYMSRKEKQMK from the coding sequence ATGAACGGATTCACCAAATATTGGAATCGTCCTGATCGTGCTGCGTATTTGTTTTTAACTCCATCTTTTTTAGTTTTATTATTATTTACTGTCATACCGCTTTTAGGAACATTTGCTATTAGTTTTACAGATTTGAATATTTTCTTTACATCAAGAAATTTTGTAAGTTTTGAAAATTTCACACGTATATTTAGTGATGAACGAGCAGTTAATTCGTTGATTCATTCTTTATATTTCACCGTACTCGAAACGCCAACACAAATTATCGTTGGTTTATTAGCAGCAGTAGCATTATCTAAAAATACCAGATTCAATCGTTTTTGTCGTTCGACATTTTACATTCCAGTTATTTGTTCATTGACGTCAATTGCGATTATTTTTTCTATGTTGCTTGATCCGAATGTAGGGGCGATTCCTTACTTGTTTTCACAAGTCGGCTTGCCGATCCCTCAATTTTTTCGCGATCCAACCCTTGCTATGCCGACGGTAGCCATCATGACTGTTTGGAAGAATTTTGGTGTTACTATGACGATTCTCTTGACTGCTATTCAGGGAATCTCTCCCTCTTTGTATGAATCTGCTCAAATGGATGGTGCAACAAATCGACAGCAGTTTTTTAACATTACGCTACCTCAGATCGTTCCCTCCTTAGGTTTTTGTATTTTAACGAATCTGATTGGTTCGATGCAAGTGTTTGACCAAGTATATGTTGCAACCGCTGGTGGCCCACAATTTAAGACAGAAACAGCTGTTCAATATATTTACAGTCGAGGATTTACAGCACCTTATGAATTGGGCTATGCATCAGCACTGTCTTCGGTTTTGTTTATCATTGTTGCAACTATAGCTATCTCCACTAATGTGTACATGTCACGGAAAGAAAAACAAATGAAATAG
- the nadE gene encoding ammonia-dependent NAD(+) synthetase has product MSLQTEIINELGVKPTIDPKEEIRKSIDFMKAYLKKYPFLKTFVLGISGGQDSTLAGRLAQLTMEEMREETKDENYQFIAVRLPYGEQADEEDAKAALDFIQPDVSLRVNIKPAVDAQVQVLSEAGVGISDFNKGNIKARQRMITQYAVAGERAGAVLGTDHAAENITGFFTKFGDGGADILPLFRLDKRQGKQLLQALNAPEKLYTKIPTADLEDGKPMIADEVALGVTYNEIDDYLEGKEVPAQAQEKIEAWWNKTQHKRHLPISVLDDFWK; this is encoded by the coding sequence ATGAGCCTGCAGACAGAAATTATCAATGAATTAGGTGTCAAACCAACAATTGATCCAAAAGAAGAAATACGTAAAAGTATTGACTTTATGAAAGCATATTTGAAAAAATATCCGTTTCTTAAAACTTTTGTACTAGGTATCAGCGGCGGCCAAGATTCTACTTTAGCAGGCCGTTTGGCGCAACTAACGATGGAAGAAATGCGTGAAGAAACAAAAGATGAAAACTATCAATTTATCGCTGTTCGTCTTCCTTATGGTGAACAAGCAGATGAAGAAGATGCAAAAGCTGCTCTTGACTTTATCCAGCCCGATGTTAGTCTGCGAGTAAATATCAAACCAGCTGTTGATGCACAAGTACAAGTATTAAGCGAAGCAGGTGTGGGAATCAGCGATTTTAACAAAGGAAATATCAAAGCACGTCAACGTATGATTACGCAATATGCCGTAGCTGGAGAAAGAGCAGGAGCCGTATTAGGGACAGATCATGCTGCAGAAAACATTACTGGATTCTTCACGAAATTTGGTGATGGTGGAGCCGACATTTTGCCATTATTCCGTTTGGACAAACGACAAGGGAAACAATTGCTTCAAGCATTGAATGCACCGGAAAAATTATACACAAAAATTCCGACTGCAGATCTTGAAGATGGGAAACCAATGATTGCAGATGAAGTCGCACTAGGTGTCACATATAATGAAATTGATGATTATCTAGAAGGAAAAGAAGTTCCCGCTCAAGCACAAGAAAAAATCGAAGCATGGTGGAACAAGACACAACATAAACGACATTTGCCAATTTCCGTTTTGGATGATTTCTGGAAATAA
- a CDS encoding ArsR/SmtB family transcription factor produces MQLQINEESLPVYEALASKTRIKIIQLLSKKKMNVKDLAKELGVSSAITTMHVKKLEEANIIKTEKVGQQKISSLRVDKIDISFPEKIFNAFDTKETSIPIGHYTNYAIEPTCGLATIHDFIGKVDEPRYFMDPRRMDARILWFTSGFVEYQAPNFLNTEDTLEMLEVSVEISSEFPFSNDNWPSDITFSLNGVELGTWTSPGDFADIRGKYTPDWYPDNLNQYGLLKTIRITKHLTNMNGEPLSNITINDIPKEQDTWHLRIEVKDDAKHVGGCTLFGKGFGNYDQDIKLKVYYS; encoded by the coding sequence ATGCAACTACAAATAAACGAAGAATCCTTACCGGTATATGAAGCATTAGCTAGTAAAACAAGGATCAAGATCATCCAGCTACTTTCCAAAAAAAAGATGAATGTCAAAGATTTGGCAAAAGAACTTGGAGTGAGCAGTGCTATCACGACGATGCACGTGAAAAAGCTAGAGGAAGCAAACATCATCAAAACAGAAAAAGTAGGACAACAAAAAATTTCGAGCCTTCGTGTCGATAAAATCGATATTAGTTTTCCAGAAAAAATATTCAATGCTTTTGATACGAAAGAAACATCGATACCTATTGGTCACTATACAAATTATGCAATTGAACCAACATGCGGTTTAGCTACGATCCATGATTTTATCGGGAAAGTGGATGAACCACGCTATTTTATGGATCCTCGAAGGATGGATGCCCGCATTCTCTGGTTTACCAGCGGATTTGTCGAGTATCAGGCACCTAATTTTTTAAATACAGAGGATACATTGGAGATGTTGGAAGTTTCTGTGGAAATTTCTTCTGAATTTCCTTTTTCAAATGACAATTGGCCTTCAGATATCACTTTCAGCCTAAATGGTGTGGAGCTAGGAACATGGACGAGCCCTGGAGATTTTGCTGATATCCGCGGTAAATATACGCCTGATTGGTATCCAGATAATCTTAATCAATACGGCTTGCTGAAGACGATCCGAATTACCAAACACTTGACGAATATGAATGGAGAACCCTTGTCAAACATCACGATCAACGACATCCCTAAAGAGCAAGACACTTGGCATTTGCGAATCGAAGTGAAAGACGATGCCAAACATGTGGGGGGCTGTACTTTATTTGGTAAAGGATTCGGTAATTACGATCAGGATATCAAATTAAAAGTTTACTACAGCTGA
- a CDS encoding glycoside hydrolase family 43 protein — MMKTLYNNPIVRQRADPWVYKHTDGYYYFTGSVPGYQVIELRRAKSLNELEHAASLIVWQAHEEGPMSELIWAPEVHYINGKWYIYFAASNHKTIRDESHHHRMFVLENQHIDPMNTDWIEKGQIKTKRETFSLDGTTFSSQGKLYYVWAQQDPEITGNSNLYLSEMDNPWTLKGKQILLSIPEYEWEKRGFSVNEGPAVLTRNGKIFITYSGSATDENYAMGLLWADEHKNLLLKESWHKLSEPVFVSSEKNKQFGPGHNSFTVSEDGCFDILIYHARPEKNQKGDPLDNPNRHANAQCFTWNEQGFPEFGEPVPYAL, encoded by the coding sequence ATGATGAAGACACTTTATAATAATCCTATCGTTCGGCAACGGGCAGATCCTTGGGTATATAAACATACAGATGGTTATTATTATTTTACAGGATCGGTTCCAGGCTACCAAGTGATTGAATTAAGAAGGGCAAAGTCACTGAATGAATTAGAACATGCTGCAAGCCTGATTGTATGGCAGGCTCATGAAGAAGGACCGATGAGTGAATTGATCTGGGCACCTGAAGTCCATTATATCAATGGAAAATGGTATATTTACTTTGCTGCAAGCAATCATAAAACTATACGTGATGAATCTCATCATCACCGCATGTTCGTACTTGAAAATCAGCATATAGATCCAATGAATACAGATTGGATAGAAAAGGGACAAATAAAAACGAAAAGGGAAACTTTCAGTTTAGACGGAACAACTTTCTCTTCTCAAGGAAAGCTATATTATGTGTGGGCCCAACAAGATCCTGAAATTACTGGGAATTCTAATCTTTATCTATCCGAAATGGATAATCCTTGGACGTTAAAGGGGAAGCAGATCCTCCTTTCTATACCTGAGTATGAATGGGAAAAACGGGGTTTTTCAGTAAATGAAGGTCCAGCAGTCCTTACTCGCAATGGGAAAATATTCATTACGTATTCTGGTAGTGCAACAGATGAAAACTATGCCATGGGCCTGCTGTGGGCTGATGAGCACAAGAATCTTTTATTAAAAGAATCATGGCATAAATTATCGGAGCCAGTATTCGTTTCTTCTGAAAAAAATAAGCAATTTGGTCCTGGTCACAACTCGTTTACGGTTTCAGAAGACGGGTGCTTTGATATTTTGATCTATCATGCTCGACCAGAGAAGAACCAAAAAGGGGATCCGTTAGACAATCCTAATCGGCACGCGAACGCGCAATGCTTTACGTGGAATGAGCAAGGATTTCCAGAATTTGGTGAACCTGTTCCGTATGCCTTATGA
- a CDS encoding alpha-N-arabinofuranosidase, whose translation MEATMLISSVKRVGKVDPRLYSSFIEHMGRAVYEGIYQPDHPSANKSGFRQDVIHLVKELNIPMIRYPGGNFVSGFRWEDSIGPIANRPRRLDLAWRTIETNEVGIHEFYNWCQHVGAEINMAVNLGTRGVDAARNLVEYCNFPKGTYWSDLRRSNGQESPFGIKTWCLGNEMDGPWQIGHKTAEEYGRLAEETAKAMKLVDDSIEVVLCGSSNRQMPTFGDWELTVLDQAYDQIDYLSLHQYYGNQKNDLSHYLARSLDMDRFISEVTAMCDTVKAKKHSKKQINLSFDEWNIWYHSAEQDEQAAPWQIAPPLLEDNYNFEDALLLGCLLITLLKHADRVKIACLAQLVNVIAPIRTETNGEAWRQTIYYPFMQAAVYGQGEVLSPQIRSANYATEDFEEVPYLESIAVINDKELVIFAVNRGEEEMNLTVHLSELSLEGVIDFSEMSGFDTKATNLPKSEQVKPSHSTNVKAEDGKINCLLKPLSWNVVRCRLSDEGGTKNER comes from the coding sequence ATGGAAGCCACAATGTTGATTAGTAGTGTCAAGCGTGTAGGCAAAGTTGATCCGCGGTTGTACAGTTCATTTATTGAACATATGGGACGAGCAGTATATGAAGGGATTTATCAGCCAGATCATCCATCAGCTAATAAAAGTGGATTTCGCCAAGACGTCATTCACTTGGTAAAAGAATTGAACATTCCCATGATTAGATATCCTGGTGGAAATTTTGTGTCAGGATTTCGTTGGGAAGACAGTATTGGGCCCATAGCAAATAGACCTAGAAGGTTGGATTTAGCTTGGCGGACAATTGAAACGAATGAAGTTGGGATTCATGAATTTTATAACTGGTGTCAGCATGTGGGGGCCGAAATCAATATGGCTGTCAATCTGGGTACTCGTGGAGTAGATGCAGCTCGTAATTTAGTCGAATATTGTAATTTTCCTAAAGGAACTTATTGGAGTGATTTAAGGCGTTCGAATGGTCAAGAGAGCCCTTTTGGAATTAAGACATGGTGTTTAGGGAATGAAATGGACGGTCCTTGGCAGATTGGACATAAAACAGCGGAAGAATATGGACGGTTAGCAGAGGAAACGGCTAAGGCGATGAAACTCGTAGATGATTCAATTGAGGTGGTTTTATGCGGAAGTTCGAATCGGCAAATGCCTACATTTGGTGATTGGGAGTTAACAGTTCTTGATCAAGCGTACGATCAAATAGATTATTTGTCTCTGCATCAATATTATGGCAACCAAAAAAATGATCTTTCTCATTATCTTGCACGTTCCTTAGACATGGATCGGTTCATTTCTGAAGTGACAGCGATGTGCGATACAGTCAAGGCGAAGAAACATAGTAAGAAGCAGATCAACCTGTCCTTTGATGAATGGAATATTTGGTATCATTCAGCGGAACAAGATGAGCAAGCAGCGCCTTGGCAGATTGCTCCTCCTTTACTAGAAGATAACTATAATTTTGAAGATGCATTACTATTAGGCTGTCTATTAATCACTTTATTGAAACATGCAGATAGAGTAAAGATTGCTTGTCTTGCTCAATTGGTAAACGTTATTGCACCAATCAGGACAGAAACAAACGGAGAAGCTTGGAGACAGACGATCTATTATCCATTTATGCAAGCTGCTGTGTATGGACAAGGAGAGGTGTTAAGCCCACAAATTCGTTCAGCAAACTATGCGACGGAAGATTTTGAAGAAGTGCCGTATTTAGAAAGTATAGCCGTAATAAATGACAAAGAACTTGTCATATTTGCAGTTAACCGTGGAGAAGAAGAAATGAATCTAACTGTTCACTTGTCTGAATTATCATTAGAGGGAGTGATTGATTTTTCTGAAATGAGTGGATTTGATACAAAAGCAACTAATCTTCCTAAAAGTGAACAAGTAAAACCAAGTCATTCAACAAATGTAAAAGCTGAAGATGGGAAAATCAATTGTTTATTGAAACCGCTATCTTGGAATGTGGTCAGATGTCGTTTATCAGATGAAGGAGGAACAAAAAATGAAAGGTAA